The proteins below come from a single Prolixibacter sp. NT017 genomic window:
- the xseB gene encoding exodeoxyribonuclease VII small subunit encodes MTKKKISYKEAVNEIEEILEQMESEELDVDELSDKVKRVSYLIKVCKDRLHQTEEEVENILNQMEDN; translated from the coding sequence ATGACAAAGAAAAAGATCTCATACAAAGAGGCTGTCAATGAGATAGAAGAGATACTCGAGCAGATGGAAAGTGAAGAACTTGATGTGGATGAGCTTTCCGATAAGGTAAAAAGAGTATCCTATCTGATTAAGGTGTGCAAAGATCGGTTACACCAGACGGAGGAAGAAGTAGAAAACATCCTGAACCAAATGGAGGATAACTAG
- the xseA gene encoding exodeoxyribonuclease VII large subunit has protein sequence MASSIENKLRLSELNNRVKGVLQDAFPTAVWVIAEISEMKVNRSGHCYMVLVEKDEDSDEVLAQARGTIWSYTFRMLRPFFETTAGQPLSEGMKVLVNATVEFHPLYGFSLNIRDIDPTYTLGDMARKRLEVVNRLKDEGVFEMNKELELPMVPQKIAVISSSTAAGYQDFQNQLNNNAYGYRFYTHLFPALMQGNQAKESIIAALEHIYLYEDFFDVVVIIRGGGSQLDLSCFDDYELAFHITQFPLPVITGIGHEKDDTISDMVAHTRMKTPTAVAEFLIAGVMQFDVHLDELQQEFVNSVENILAESRQRLDSAVKTLKPVVQQLLFNRQKKLSRYGWQLESSVSEVLRNNEYRLSRKKDEIKELSGRFIHDNRNKLDEYLHYISRASAHQMEEGRSRMNAMLEKLKRQSKNRFSAEKNHLLLAEKRKELLNPLNILKRGYSITYHNGKALKETAQLQEGDEVRTLLKDGTFTSRVLNKENKSSKK, from the coding sequence ATGGCTTCATCAATTGAAAATAAATTACGACTATCTGAACTAAATAATCGGGTAAAAGGAGTTCTTCAGGACGCTTTCCCGACAGCAGTCTGGGTAATTGCAGAGATATCCGAGATGAAAGTCAATCGGAGCGGACACTGCTACATGGTGCTCGTTGAAAAGGATGAAGATTCTGATGAAGTTCTGGCACAGGCCCGTGGAACCATTTGGTCGTATACATTCCGGATGCTTCGGCCCTTCTTTGAGACAACGGCGGGACAACCACTTTCGGAAGGAATGAAGGTACTGGTGAATGCCACCGTTGAGTTTCATCCGCTGTATGGTTTCAGCCTGAATATTCGGGATATTGACCCAACTTATACACTGGGCGACATGGCCCGGAAACGGCTTGAAGTAGTCAACCGGTTGAAGGACGAGGGCGTATTTGAGATGAACAAAGAGCTGGAATTACCCATGGTTCCGCAGAAAATTGCGGTCATTTCTTCATCGACGGCGGCGGGTTATCAGGATTTTCAGAATCAATTGAATAACAATGCTTACGGTTACCGTTTTTACACGCATCTTTTTCCGGCCCTGATGCAGGGGAACCAGGCCAAAGAGTCAATTATTGCTGCACTGGAGCATATTTACCTGTACGAAGACTTCTTCGACGTCGTGGTGATCATTCGCGGGGGAGGTTCACAGCTCGACTTAAGTTGTTTCGACGATTACGAACTGGCCTTTCATATCACGCAGTTTCCCCTTCCGGTGATAACCGGTATAGGGCATGAAAAGGATGATACCATCAGCGATATGGTAGCGCATACGCGCATGAAAACACCGACAGCTGTAGCCGAATTTCTGATTGCCGGAGTCATGCAGTTTGATGTCCACCTGGATGAATTGCAACAGGAGTTTGTCAATTCCGTGGAGAATATTTTGGCAGAATCTCGGCAGCGGCTCGATAGTGCTGTTAAAACCCTGAAGCCTGTGGTTCAGCAGTTGTTGTTTAACCGGCAAAAGAAGCTAAGCCGTTATGGCTGGCAGCTGGAAAGTTCTGTCAGTGAGGTTTTGCGGAATAACGAATACCGGTTATCCCGGAAAAAAGATGAGATAAAGGAATTATCCGGACGGTTCATACATGATAACCGGAACAAATTGGATGAGTACCTTCATTATATCAGTCGGGCTTCAGCACATCAGATGGAGGAAGGAAGATCGCGAATGAATGCCATGTTGGAAAAGCTTAAGAGACAATCGAAAAATCGTTTTTCTGCTGAAAAGAACCATTTGTTACTTGCAGAAAAGAGAAAGGAGTTGTTGAATCCTTTGAATATTCTGAAGCGAGGCTATTCGATTACTTATCATAACGGAAAAGCGTTGAAAGAAACAGCGCAATTACAAGAAGGCGACGAAGTTCGTACGTTGTTGAAAGACGGCACATTTACCAGTCGTGTTTTAAATAAAGAAAATAAATCATCAAAAAAATAA
- a CDS encoding S8 family serine peptidase, with the protein MKLAWLIILLYFPLLVHAQSTGARYRIEFTDKVGSAYDLSHPENFLSERALSRRTRYHIPLEEKDLPVSAVYLDSLKKHGFKVLYTSRWFNFATVAVVSPEDTAGVSEWNFVRSIRLTRPENVLKSAESKWVDIKVPATKSAQSEPDDTYGYSSEQVAQLNGKILHENGFKGQGMLIAILDAGFRAANQLTVFDSLFFQNRMLGTRDFVNPQSDVFQEYQHGMNVLSLMAANSPGTLIGTAPDASYYLIRTEDENSEYPVEMDNYIAGLELGDSIGADVINASLGYFIFDDPADNLSYDELDGKTLMITRAVELAEKKGMIVCVSAGNEGDNAWQHIIAPADANEILSMAAVNIAGERARFSSIGPSADGRIKPEVAACGWDAWIQKYPNEIGTSNGTSFASPLVAGLTTCLWQKYPEKTSAEIIDAVIQSASQYDLPDNYLGYGIPDFEKASLLLQETVTKDKSEKQWKVSPNPFVNNIRLEYQGPGLLDDTSATCILLNGTGTILKEERLSGRIQWLNPGSLPSGLYFLQVITKGVTENHKLIKK; encoded by the coding sequence ATGAAACTAGCCTGGCTAATCATATTATTGTATTTCCCTTTGTTGGTTCATGCGCAAAGTACCGGTGCAAGGTATCGCATCGAATTTACCGATAAAGTTGGCTCGGCTTATGATTTGTCGCATCCGGAGAACTTTTTGTCAGAACGGGCGCTTTCGCGTCGCACCCGATACCATATTCCGTTAGAAGAAAAAGATTTGCCGGTCTCTGCTGTTTATCTCGATAGTTTGAAGAAGCATGGATTTAAAGTTTTGTACACTTCCCGCTGGTTCAATTTTGCAACAGTTGCGGTTGTGTCTCCGGAAGATACTGCCGGCGTTTCGGAATGGAATTTTGTTCGTTCGATAAGACTAACCAGACCGGAAAATGTGTTGAAAAGTGCTGAAAGTAAGTGGGTTGATATTAAAGTGCCTGCGACAAAAAGTGCACAAAGCGAACCTGACGACACTTATGGCTATTCCAGCGAGCAGGTAGCGCAGTTGAACGGGAAAATTCTGCACGAAAATGGTTTTAAAGGACAAGGCATGCTGATCGCAATTCTTGATGCCGGTTTCCGTGCTGCGAATCAGCTGACTGTATTCGACTCACTTTTCTTTCAAAACAGAATGCTGGGAACCCGTGATTTTGTCAATCCCCAATCCGATGTTTTCCAGGAATATCAGCATGGCATGAATGTTCTTTCGCTTATGGCGGCGAATTCGCCCGGCACATTGATTGGAACAGCACCGGATGCGAGTTATTATCTCATTCGGACAGAAGATGAGAATTCGGAATACCCGGTTGAGATGGACAACTATATTGCTGGTTTGGAACTGGGGGACAGCATCGGAGCCGACGTTATCAATGCTTCGCTGGGCTACTTTATTTTCGATGATCCGGCGGATAACCTAAGCTATGATGAGCTTGACGGAAAAACATTGATGATTACGCGGGCTGTGGAACTGGCCGAAAAGAAAGGAATGATTGTTTGCGTCAGTGCCGGAAATGAAGGAGATAATGCATGGCAGCACATCATTGCGCCGGCCGATGCAAACGAAATTTTGAGCATGGCGGCGGTCAATATAGCAGGGGAGAGGGCAAGATTCAGCTCCATCGGTCCTTCGGCTGACGGTCGCATTAAGCCGGAAGTGGCTGCCTGCGGATGGGATGCATGGATTCAGAAATATCCAAATGAGATCGGCACGTCAAACGGAACCTCATTTGCTTCTCCGCTTGTCGCCGGCCTGACTACCTGTTTGTGGCAGAAATATCCGGAAAAAACATCGGCAGAAATAATCGATGCCGTTATCCAAAGTGCCAGTCAGTACGATTTGCCGGATAATTACCTGGGATATGGTATTCCCGATTTCGAGAAGGCGTCGTTACTTTTGCAGGAGACGGTAACTAAAGATAAATCAGAAAAGCAATGGAAAGTATCTCCCAATCCCTTTGTGAACAACATACGGTTGGAGTACCAGGGGCCGGGGCTATTGGATGATACTTCGGCTACCTGTATATTGCTTAACGGCACAGGAACAATTTTGAAAGAAGAACGTTTGTCAGGCAGAATCCAATGGTTAAATCCGGGTTCACTGCCGTCAGGTTTGTACTTTCTGCAGGTGATTACAAAAGGAGTAACGGAGAACCATAAACTCATAAAGAAGTAA
- a CDS encoding DUF3810 domain-containing protein, giving the protein MRKSVVMSYWRKVRGFLFPTRYLVFWVAAVVFLITRLAIRFPQLTDDWYSHRLYPVIATVLSFFSRFVPFSLWDIFWTAFVLAAIVVILLLIFRKIRFTTTLRKTLQFLVILYSYFYLVWGFNYFRPSIENRLHFPSGKLPDSLFIKTLDTLIAQTNASWMEMDSLKKADMNTAIEASYKANADFLQITYPNGYRRPKTMLYSGLFAKSGVSGYFGPFFNEVHINGKLLPTEYPFVLAHEKAHQFGMARESEANFCAYVVCSTSSNPYLRYSANFNLIQYFLVDALPLKNYRDYVKKLRPEVVADIRAEQKYWRALRNEKLDRIQTAANDAYLKSNNIKQGTLNYNQVVELVLRWYEQKEKH; this is encoded by the coding sequence TTGAGGAAAAGTGTTGTGATGAGTTACTGGCGAAAAGTGCGTGGATTTCTGTTTCCAACCCGTTATTTAGTATTTTGGGTGGCAGCTGTCGTTTTCCTGATAACGCGGTTGGCAATTCGCTTTCCGCAATTGACTGATGATTGGTATTCCCACAGACTCTATCCGGTTATTGCCACCGTCCTTTCGTTCTTCAGTCGTTTTGTACCTTTTTCGCTTTGGGACATCTTCTGGACAGCATTTGTGCTCGCTGCCATTGTTGTTATTCTTTTACTGATATTCCGGAAAATCAGGTTCACTACGACACTACGGAAGACCTTGCAGTTTCTGGTCATTCTTTACAGCTACTTCTACCTCGTTTGGGGCTTCAACTATTTCCGGCCTTCTATCGAGAACCGTCTTCATTTCCCTTCCGGGAAATTGCCGGATAGTCTCTTCATCAAAACACTGGATACTTTAATCGCCCAAACCAATGCATCGTGGATGGAAATGGACAGCCTGAAGAAAGCCGACATGAATACTGCTATTGAAGCTTCCTATAAGGCCAACGCTGACTTTTTACAAATTACTTATCCTAACGGTTACCGTCGGCCGAAAACGATGCTCTATTCAGGGTTATTTGCCAAATCAGGCGTGAGTGGTTATTTCGGGCCGTTTTTCAACGAAGTTCATATCAACGGGAAATTGTTGCCCACCGAATATCCGTTTGTGCTGGCGCACGAAAAAGCACATCAGTTTGGAATGGCACGGGAATCGGAAGCCAACTTCTGCGCTTATGTGGTTTGCAGCACGTCCTCAAATCCATATTTGCGGTACTCAGCCAATTTTAACCTTATACAATATTTTTTGGTCGATGCGCTTCCGCTGAAAAACTATCGCGATTACGTGAAGAAACTAAGGCCCGAAGTGGTTGCTGACATACGAGCCGAACAAAAATACTGGCGAGCGTTGCGAAATGAGAAGCTGGACCGAATACAAACGGCTGCCAACGACGCCTACCTG